One stretch of Actinomycetes bacterium DNA includes these proteins:
- a CDS encoding cold-shock protein, whose amino-acid sequence MPEGTVKWFSNEKGYGFIARNGGDDVFVHFSAIQIDGYKTLAEGQAVEFEITDGPKGPQASNVRPLA is encoded by the coding sequence TTGCCAGAAGGCACCGTCAAGTGGTTCAGCAACGAGAAGGGCTACGGGTTCATTGCCCGTAACGGAGGCGACGATGTCTTCGTCCACTTCTCGGCAATTCAGATCGACGGCTACAAGACCCTTGCCGAGGGTCAGGCCGTCGAGTTCGAGATCACCGACGGCCCCAAGGGGCCCCAGGCCTCGAACGTCCGACCGCTTGCGTAG